TTGCCGGCATTGACGTCGCTCGACGACAAGCTCACGCTCGGCTTCACCGATGTGCGCATGATCGAGAGCGATCTGCGCATCATGGCGCGCTTCAGGCGCGACTGAACCGGCATTGGATTGGGATTGAAAAAACGGGGCGTACCCATAGGTGCGCCCCGTTCTTCTTTGCAGGACCGAAACCCGGCCCTGCCATCCCCTTCGGCCGTTCGCTCAGACGTGGAAACCCACGCGGCCAAGCGACTCCATTTCGACCGACACATACTGTCCCGGCTGGATGTACTCGGCCGGCGTTGCCCCGCCTGCCATCACGATCCAACCGGCTTGCAACGGCTCGCCGGCGGCTGCCGACAAACGCGCCGCCGCCACCAGCGAGCGCAGCGGATGCCCGAGCAGCGCCGCCGTCGAACCGACTTGCACGGTGCGGCCATTGATCGTCATCGCCAATCCCAGATTCGAGAAGTCGACGTGCGGATCGTGCCAGGCACCGATCACGAAGCCACTCGACGATGCGTTATCCGCAATCACTTCCGGCAACGTGAACTTGAAGTCCTTATAGCGCGAATCGATGATCTCGATGGCCGGCGCAATCGCTTCGACGGCGGCAAGCGCCTGCGGCCCCGTGACGTTGCCCTCGAGCGGCTTCTTCAGAATGAAGGCGATCTCCGGCTCGACACGCGGATGCACATAGCGCTTGAAGTCGATGGACGTGCCCTCTTCGACCTGCATGCCGGACGTGAGACGCCCCCAGATCACGTCGGACAGCCCCATCTGAATCATCTTCGCGCGGCTGGTGAAACCCATCTTTACGCCGACGCGCGTTTCACCGCGCTGCGCACGCCGCGCGAGCGATGCGGCCTGAATGGCGTAGGCGTCGTCGAGCGACAGACGGTTCTCGGTATCGAACTGCTCCACCTCGTGCGCGAAGTGCGCCGCGTCGTCGAGCAGCTTGGCGTAGTCTTGAATGTGGCTCATCGTGCCGCCTCGCTGACAGGGTCGAACACGGCGCGGACCGAGCCCAGGCCGTTGATACGGGTTTCGAAAATATCGCCGGGCGTGACCGCGGCCATCGGGCCGAGCGCGCCGGAGAGCACCAGATCGCCCGCCTTGAGCGGCGTGCCCACCGCCGCCATCGTGCGGGCGAGCCACACCACGGCGTTGATCGGGCTGCCCAGACAGGCGGCGCCAGCGCCCACCGACACCGGCTCGCCGCGACGCTCCATCACCATGCCGCACATCCGCACGTCGAACTCAGAGAGTCGCTTCGGCGTGTTACCGATCACATAGGCCGACGACGACGCGTTATCGGCAATCGTGTCGGTGATGCGGATGTTCCAGTCGGCCACGCGGCTGCCGACGATCTCCAGCGCGGGCAACGCGTACTCGATGGCGTTGATGACGTCGAGCTGTCCGGGGTTATCGACGTTCAGATCGCGGCCGATGACAAAGGCGATCTCGGCTTCGATCTTCGGCTGCGTGAGGATCGACGCCGGAATCGGCTCGCCGTCACCGTAGCCCATGTCGTCAAAGAGCATGCCGAAATCGGGCTGATCGACGCCAAGCTGCTTTTGCACGGCAACCGACGTGAGGCCGATCTTGCAACCGACGATACGGCGCCCGGCGGCCAGACGCCGCTCGGTATTGATGCGTTGGATGGCGTAAGCGTCGTCGATGCTCAGCGGTGCGTAGGTCTCGCGCAACGGCGCGATGAACTGGCGTGAACGCTCGGCTTCGAGGAGCGCGTCGGCCGCCTGCTGGAGACGTGCCTGCGTGGCGGCGTCGCGGGGTGTGCTCGCCGTCATCACGCGCCTGCCTTGGCCGGCGCGGCCGGCTCGTCCTTGGTGCGCTCGCCCACGGCCCAGTGCGCCGCCGGCACCTGCGTGGCATATACGCGAATCGACTCGAGCGGTGCGCCGAGCGTTTCATGCACGGTGCGCGCCACGGCCTTCACGCAAGCCTTCACGGTGGCGTCGTCGCGACCTTCCACCAGATTGATATGTACGATTGGCATGCTGCTGTCCCCTGAAAATGCCGAAAAGAGAGCCTTCGGACCCCATGATGCGCGCACCTCGGGGATACCGTCCAATACCAAATTTCGAGTTTCCGATACCATTTCGGTATTGAGATATGGCGCTGATCGCGGCGTCGGGACGGGATTTCCATGGACATCAAGCAGATGCGGTACTTTCTTGCCGTCGCGCAGGAAGGGCATTTCGGACGGGCGGCGGAGCGGCTGAATATGGCGCAGCCGCCGCTGACCCGGCATATCCACGCCCTCGAAGCGCAATTGGGCACGCCGCTTTTCGTGCGCACGCCCAAGGGCGCCACACTCACCGCGGCCGGGCAGACGCTGCTCGCCGAAGTGCCGAACATTCTGGCGCTGGCGCGTCGCGCGGAAGAACAGACGCGTCTGGCTGGCGAAGGCTATATCGGACGTCTCGATGTCGGCATCTTCAGCTCCGGCATTCTCAACGTCATTCCACGGTTGCTGGCAGGCTTTCATACCGAGCGCCCCGAAGTGAAGATCGGGCTGCACAACCTGTCCAAGACCGAGCAGATCGCGGCGCTGCGCGAACGGCGCATCGCCATCGGCTTCAACCGCCTGATTCCGGATGAGCCGGATCTCGTCGTCGACTGGATTCACCGGGAGCCGTTTCTGGTGGCGCTCTACGAGGGGCATCCGCTATGCGAGCGTGCCTCGCTGACGCTGGCCGACCTCGACAACGAGCGCATGATTCTCTATCCGAATGCGCCGGTCCCCGGACTCGCCGAAGAGGTTGCCGCCGCGTTCCGTGCCGAGGGTGTGGTGCTACGCGTAGAGCAGGAAGTGGAAGACGTGGTGACGTCGATCGCGCTGGTGGCGAGCCGCTTCGGCGTGTGCGTGACGACGGAATCGGCCGCGAACCTTCGCCTGCCCGGCGTGGTGTACCGGCCGCTGAAATCTCAGCGTCTGCGCTCCATCGAACTGAACTGCATGTATCGCCGAGACGACGACTCCCCGATTCTGGCGGCCTTTCTGGCGCTGATGCGGCGCTCACGCAATCAACGCCACGCGCTGACGATGTAGTCAAGCCGCATATCCGTCGATATATGCCATCGGATGCAAAGCATCACAATTGGATTCCAATGAATTGCAGATTGTATCCAAAACGTCCTATTCGATTCTCGACGCCGCCGATTCAACATGGCCCCGATTTGCGGATTTGAATCGATTTGCGTGCGTTTTTCATCTGCGTAGTACTACGGAGTTTCGCTGTGAGGACTCTTATTTTTTTCTTCTGACCCCGCCAAGATCGTTTGTTTATGCGGGTCTTCGAGGCATCGGGGATACCTGTTTCAATTGGGCTGCGTATTACGCTACTATTGCGCATCGTTCAGGCCAATGACGGCATGAATGATCCAATACCGACAGGTTTAGCAGTCGATCAAGACCACCGCACGCTCGGGTAGTCAAAAAATACAAATCAAGGAGATGTCCACAATGCAGTTCCGTCACAAATCCCTGTTCGTCGCCGCTGCTCTCGCCTTCATTGGAACGACCGCCAACGCCGAGACCGTCAAGATCGCCATCGCCGGCCCGTTCAGTGGCTCGGTTGCCCAATACGGCGACATGGTCAAGGCCGGTGCCCTGACCGCCATTGAAGAAATCAACGCGGCAGGCGGTGCGAATGGCAACAAGCTGGAAGCCGTGATGATGGACGATGCATGCGAGCCGAAGCAGGCCGTCGCCGTCGCCAACAAGATCGTCAGCCAGAAGATCAAGTATGTGATCGGTCACGTGTGCTCGGGTTCGACGATCCCGGCATCGGACATCTACGAGAACGAAGGCGTGGTGATGATTACGCCGTCGGCGACCGCGCCGCAACTGACCGAAGGCAAGAAGCGTCACTTTATCTTCCGCACCATCGGTCGTGACGACCAGCAAGGTCCGGCAGCCGCCCAGTACATCATCAGCAAGGTCAAGCCGAAGAAGGTTGCCGTGCTGCACGACAAGCAGTCGTATGGCCAGGGCATCGCCACCTCGGTGAAGAAGGACCTCGACGCCGCCAAGGTGCCGGTCGTGCTGTTCGAAGGGATCAACGCCGGTGACTCGGACTACTCGGCGGTGATCACCAAGCTCAAGTCGCAAGGTGTGGACTTCGTGTACTTCGGCGGCTATCACCCGGAAATGGGCCTGCTGCTGCGCCAGGCGCGTGAGCAAGGCGTGAAGGCCACGTTCATGGGTCCGGAAGGCGTGGGCAACAAGGACGTGACGGCAATCGCCGGCCCGGCCTCGGAAGGCATGCTCGTGACGCTGCCGGCCGACTTCGCTGCCGATCCGGCCAACGCCAAGCTGGTGAAGGCATTCGCCGACGCCAAGCGCGATCCGAACGGTCCGTTCCAGATGCCGGCTTACACGGGCGTGCAACTGATCGCCAAGGGCATCGCCGGCGCGAAGAGCACCGACTCGGAAAAGGTCGCCAAGTACCTCCACGCCAACACGTTCGACACGCCGATCGGCAAGGTTGCGTATGACGCAGCCGGCGATCTGAAGTCGTTCAAGTTTGTGGTGTTCACGTGGCACAAAGACGCCACCAAGACCGCCGCCAACTGATTCCCTGACGCTTTACCGGCCAGCGAATCACCCCCAGCCGCCCGCCGACCCCGGCGGGCGGCGCGCATTCGCGCTCGGCCCCCGCTCGTCGCGAGGCTTCCCGCATGAACGAATTTTTTCCACAGCTCGCCCAGCAACTGGTCAATGGCCTGACGCTGGGTGCGATCTACGCGTTGATTGCCATTGGCTACACAATGGTCTACGGCATCATCGGCATGATCAACTTTGCCCACGGCGAGATCTACATGATCGGCGCCTATGTCGGGCTTGTCACACTGACTGCCATTGGTGCAGCGGCGGGTTACCCCTTGCCGCTCGTGCTGGGGGCAGCGCTGCTGGTATCGGTGCTGGTCACGGGCCTTTACGGCTTCGCGATCGAGCGGGTGGCGTATCGCCCGCTGCGCGGCGGACCGCGTCTTGGACCGCTGATCTCCGCGATCGGTATGTCCATCTTCCTGCAGAACTACGTTCAGATCGGTCAGGGCGCGCGTGATGTGTCCGTGCCGATGCTGATCTCGGGCGCGA
This window of the Pandoraea fibrosis genome carries:
- a CDS encoding branched-chain amino acid ABC transporter substrate-binding protein — encoded protein: MQFRHKSLFVAAALAFIGTTANAETVKIAIAGPFSGSVAQYGDMVKAGALTAIEEINAAGGANGNKLEAVMMDDACEPKQAVAVANKIVSQKIKYVIGHVCSGSTIPASDIYENEGVVMITPSATAPQLTEGKKRHFIFRTIGRDDQQGPAAAQYIISKVKPKKVAVLHDKQSYGQGIATSVKKDLDAAKVPVVLFEGINAGDSDYSAVITKLKSQGVDFVYFGGYHPEMGLLLRQAREQGVKATFMGPEGVGNKDVTAIAGPASEGMLVTLPADFAADPANAKLVKAFADAKRDPNGPFQMPAYTGVQLIAKGIAGAKSTDSEKVAKYLHANTFDTPIGKVAYDAAGDLKSFKFVVFTWHKDATKTAAN
- a CDS encoding 2-keto-4-pentenoate hydratase; the protein is MSHIQDYAKLLDDAAHFAHEVEQFDTENRLSLDDAYAIQAASLARRAQRGETRVGVKMGFTSRAKMIQMGLSDVIWGRLTSGMQVEEGTSIDFKRYVHPRVEPEIAFILKKPLEGNVTGPQALAAVEAIAPAIEIIDSRYKDFKFTLPEVIADNASSSGFVIGAWHDPHVDFSNLGLAMTINGRTVQVGSTAALLGHPLRSLVAAARLSAAAGEPLQAGWIVMAGGATPAEYIQPGQYVSVEMESLGRVGFHV
- a CDS encoding 2-keto-4-pentenoate hydratase, coding for MTASTPRDAATQARLQQAADALLEAERSRQFIAPLRETYAPLSIDDAYAIQRINTERRLAAGRRIVGCKIGLTSVAVQKQLGVDQPDFGMLFDDMGYGDGEPIPASILTQPKIEAEIAFVIGRDLNVDNPGQLDVINAIEYALPALEIVGSRVADWNIRITDTIADNASSSAYVIGNTPKRLSEFDVRMCGMVMERRGEPVSVGAGAACLGSPINAVVWLARTMAAVGTPLKAGDLVLSGALGPMAAVTPGDIFETRINGLGSVRAVFDPVSEAAR
- a CDS encoding tautomerase family protein; the encoded protein is MPIVHINLVEGRDDATVKACVKAVARTVHETLGAPLESIRVYATQVPAAHWAVGERTKDEPAAPAKAGA
- a CDS encoding LysR substrate-binding domain-containing protein — translated: MDIKQMRYFLAVAQEGHFGRAAERLNMAQPPLTRHIHALEAQLGTPLFVRTPKGATLTAAGQTLLAEVPNILALARRAEEQTRLAGEGYIGRLDVGIFSSGILNVIPRLLAGFHTERPEVKIGLHNLSKTEQIAALRERRIAIGFNRLIPDEPDLVVDWIHREPFLVALYEGHPLCERASLTLADLDNERMILYPNAPVPGLAEEVAAAFRAEGVVLRVEQEVEDVVTSIALVASRFGVCVTTESAANLRLPGVVYRPLKSQRLRSIELNCMYRRDDDSPILAAFLALMRRSRNQRHALTM